The genomic window GTATTCCATGATTCTGGGAGCGGAACAGGTTTCGGAAGAAGAAAGTGGTTCGGAGATATCCAGTTCGGAAAATACCAATGAATCAGCAACAAAGGAGGTTTCATCATGATGAGTTCCATGAATACGGCCATTACGGGTCTGAAAGCGAATACATCGCAGATGGCCATCATTGGAGACAACATTGCCAATGTGAACACCATTGGTTTCAAGGCATCGGAGGGCGTGTTTGAAAACGTGATCAGTCAAAGCACGAAAGCCATCCAGGGCAATGAAATCGGAAGCGGTGTGCTGCTATCGGACGTTCGATACGATTTTGGTCAGGGATCGATTCAGCAAACCGGGAATCCGTACGATATTTCGATCACAGGCAATGGATTTTTCGCTGTGTACGATTCCGTGAACAACCAGACGTATTACACAAGGGCAGGGCAGTTCAGTTTCAATTCTGCTGGCAATCTGATCGATCAGAACGGTTATGAGGTCAGGGGATACAATCTGAACGGTAATGATCCCCCCGCCGATCCAACCAGTATGACGCCAGAGTCCATCAAGATCGATCCGGAAGCCTATTCGGATATCAGTGTCGATGCCAATGGTGTGTATTATGCGGTTGATAAGGGGACGGGGAATAAGGTAGCCCTGTTTCAGATTTCGATCAACGATGTGACGGACCGATCCACAATGGCCAAGATGAGCGGCAATCTGTATACGTTGGTTCAGGATATCAATGGACAATTTCCAACGCCGAAAAGCGATGTTGCAGGAGCCAATGGAATGGGGGGAGTGAACCCGGGCACCATCGAGGGATCAAATGTCGATCTGGCTAAGGAGTTTGTCAACATGATCGTTGCCCAGCGGGCCTTCACAGCCAACTCCAAAGTCATTACCAGCAGCGACGAGATCTTGCAGGAGTTGGTGAATATCAAACGGTAAATGCCAGTGGTAAGGGGGGCGAATCATGATTCGCCCCTACAGATTCGTCCTTAACGAGCCAAATGATAGCCAGCAGGGATGATTCCTCTCTGTTCCGTTTCGTATTTTTCCCACCCCTGATAAACTGTTGTTCTCCGGATTGAAACACGTTATATACGCATAACCGATGCGTATCGGCGTAAATAGCGATGCGGCCGCATGACTGCGGATGCCATCGGGATCACGGAGGGCAGGGGACGTCATGTCGAAGAAAAATATCATTATCATTGCGGCTGTGGGTGTATTGGTTCTGGCACTTGTCGGTGGCGGTTTTTTCATGATGTGGAAAAAGCTTTCCACAATCGATAAAATCAAGGAGGAAGTGACTGCAGCCGCTGCACCGAAGGTGGAGCAACCTCCTTCAATTGGCCCCCTTTTTGCATTGGAGAGTTTCATTGTCAATCTGGCCGACCCAGGCGGGAAACGCTACCTGAGAGTGACCATGAATCTGGAGCTTCGGGACGGGAAAGTGAACGAAGCGATCACCCAGCGCCTGCCGCAGGTCAGAGACTGTATTTTGATGGTGTTACCTACCCGGAAGGTCGATGACCTGCAGTCCATCGAGGGAAAGAATGCATTGCGTGAGGAGCTGATTACCAAGCTGAACCAATTGCTGGGGGCTGGTTCCGTTACCAAGATTTATTTTACCGAATTCGTCATCCAATGACGGGGTTTATATGACGGATCAAATCCTTTCCCAGGAAGAAATCGACGCCTTGCTCGGGGCGATGGCCAAGGGAGAGGTCAATCTTTCCGAGGAAAAACGGGCAGCCCCTGCGGTCGTTCCCTATGATCTGACTTCCCAGCGCATCATGATGCGGGAGGAGTTTTATGCGCTGAGCGAGGTCTACGACAAGTTCACCGGTATGCTGCAGATTGCCATATCCGCCATGCTGCAGAGAAGTTTCGAAGTGCGGATCGTTTCGACGGAAATGGTTAAATTCGGTGATTTTATCAAGGCGTTTTCCAATCCGACCAGCTTCAATCTGTTTTCCATGGAGCCGCTGATTGGAATGGCCTTGATCGCCATCGAAACGAATCTGGCGTTTTCGCTCATCGATTGCATGTTCGGTGGGGACGGGAAGCCGCTTGTGCAAAACCGGGATTTTACGGTGATCGAACAGCGGATGCTCGTCAAATTCGCCCAGGAAGTGCTCAGTAATTTCGAAAAAGCCTGGGAAAACGTCTTCCCCGTCAAAATCACCTTGCGAAAAACGGAAAGCAAGGCTGAATTCGTCCACATGGTCAATCCGAACGATCAGGTGATCGTGATTGCCTTTACCATTGCCGGAAAAGAATTTTCCGCCAATCTCTATGCCTGTATCTCCTACCTGATGCTTGAACCGATCAAGGAAAAACTATCGAGCAAATACCTTCGGGAAAAAGATATTGCCTATGCATGGAGGCCTCAGCTCGAAAGATTGCTGGATGACGCGCCTGTTGTCCTGATAGCGGAACTTGGCAGGACGATGCAGAGCCTTCGGGACTTGTTGGAGATGGAGGTGGATGACGTGCTGAAATTGAATGCCGGCCCGGAGGACCCTGTCACCATCCGGATTCAAAATACCGAAAAATTCTATGGATTGCCGGGTGTCGCCAAGGGCAATCGCGCAGTCGAGATTACCAGAATGCTCAGTGCTCAAGGAGAACATTCCTGATATGGCAGCTTCGGATTCACCCACCTCCCAAAAGACGGGTTCGCCATCCCGACCGCTCCCACCCGGTCAGGCGCAGGGGAATGCCTCCAGGAACCTGGAGTTCATCCTCGATGTGCCGCTGGAAATCACTGTCGAACTTGGCAGGACTCGTATGGCAGTCAACGATTTGCTGAAGCTGGGTCAGGGCTCCGTGATCGAGTTGGAAAAATCCGCTGGAGATACCCTTGAAGTCCTGGCAAACCAGCGATTGATTGCCCGAGGCGAGGTGGTTGCCGTCAACGAGAAGTATGGTATTCGCCTGACGGAAATCATCAGCCCGATGGAGCGGATTCAAAAACTCAAATGAGCCCGGATACCGATATCCTCTGGACTACGGTGAAACTTGCCGGAGTTCTGGTTGCGATGGTTGCCGTTCTGATCATCGTGAAGCGGTTTTCTCTTCGGGCGGGCCTGGGCATCGATGGCCGCGCCGCAGGCCGGATCGTACATACCATTCGACTGGGTCCGCGCACATTTATCGCTTTTCTATATGTACCGCAGGTTATCCTCATTCTCGGTGTCACACCCAACCAGATATCCACCCTCATGCGCATCACCGATCCGGAAACGGTGGACCGGATCCTGCATAAGCCTGAATCGGACGGCGGGTTTTACCGGATCCTGAAAGACCGGATGAAGCACTTGTCCGGCGAAAGCACCGGAACCGCAGACAAGGGGTCAACCAATGAATAGCGGGGCGCAAAAGACGCATAGCAGGCGAATCTGGTCTTTTGTTCTGTGGGGCGGCCTTGTGTGCGTTCTCCTGATCCTGCTCCATGGTTATGCGGGCTATGCGGCAGATCCTCCGCAGACGGGTATGTCGCTTTTCAATATCCGTGTCGATCCGGCAAAATCTTCCGATAACGTCTCGGTCGTTGTCGAAATTTTTCTGCTGCTCACCGTTTTATCCATTGCGCCCGCCATTCTGATCATGATGACCGCCTTTACCCGAATCATCATTGTGTTGTCCCTGCTGCGGCAGGCGCTCGGCACCCAGCAGATGCCGCCCAACCAGGTCATGATCGGCATTGCGATGTTTCTGACCTTTTTCATCATGACCCCTGTATGGAATGCCGTCAACGAGCAGGCGCTTCAGCCCTATCTGAGCAAGACACTGACACCGGAGAAAGCCGTCGAGGCTGCCGTAGTTCCCATTCGGGCTTTCATGATGAAACAGGTTCGGGAGAAAGATCTCTCCCTGTTTGTTACCATATCGGGCCAGGCCAGGCCCAGGACACCCGATGAAGTCCCGTTTCTCGTTGTCGTTCCGGCATTCATCGTCAGTGAACTGAAGACGGCTTTTCAGATAGGTTTCATGCTGTATATTCCGTTTCTGATTCTCGATATGGTGATTTCGAGCATCCTGCTGTCGATGGGCATGATGATGCTGCCGCCAATCATGATTTCCCTGCCCTTCAAGCTGATGCTGTTTGTGCTTGTCGATGGCTGGAACCTGATTGCCGGATCGCTGGTGCGAAGTTTCGGGTAGGGAAAAGGGAAGAGGGAAAAGGGGTGGATGGGAACGTTTTGATTTTGTCTGAACATCCTCTGCCTTGACATTTTCATCTCCGGGGGTAGCGGATACAGTCATGAACATTTAGGGAAAAAGCGGAATATCGTGAAATGGGAGAGATGTCATGACGAGTGATTTCGTGCTCGGATTTTTCTGGAAGGCAATTCGGTTGGCCATGCTGATATCGGCGCCCGCGCTGATTTCCGGGCTGGTGGCTGGCGTGCTCGTGAGCATTTTTCAGGCGGCTACGCAAATCAATGAATCGACACTCGTCTTCATTCCGAAGATGATTGCCGTTTGTCTGGCGCTGCTGCTCTTTTTCCCGTGGATGCTCGAATTGATGCTTGATTTCACCCGGAATGTGCTGGTGCAGATCCCCCAATACGCCAGGTAATTCCAGCAAGCATTCAGACGGATACCGTAGTCAGATTCGCTACGCTGCAATTCGTCGTATATAGTGTCTGCCCGCAGGCGGCGCGCTGCTCCGAATAGGGGTTTTCCGTTCAGGCACTATATACTGTACCGTCTCACCGCTGCCCGCTTGCTTCCGCAGCCTCCGTTCGAATGTTTGCCGGAATATCATCTTGAAAATGGAATGAGAATCGGAAATGCTGACCCTCCAGTTTCAGTGGGCCGAAATCCAGAGGTTTCTCTTCATCCTGCTCCGGGTGAGCACCATGATCCTGCTGGTGCCGGTATTCGACAGCCGCAACATCCCCTTGATGGTGAAAGTGGGCCTCTGCCTTTCCTTGAGCGTTTTCTGCTATCAGTTTCTGCGCGTGCAGCCAATGGAGCCGCTTTCGGATCTGGCCACATTCGGTGTCGGGATAGCGCAGGAAGTGATGATCGGTGCGATGATCGGTCTTGTCGTCCGGCTGCTGTTTGCCGGAATTCAGTTGGCGGGCGAAATGATCGGATTCCAAATGGGGCTGACCATCGCCAATGTCATCGATCCGGTATCGAGCAATCAGATTTCGATCGTTTCTCAGATGTTGTACCTGTTTGCCATATTGATTTTCTGGGCAATGGATGGCCACCACATGATATTCCATGCCTTGGCGGAAAGTTTCGCGCTCATCCCGCCTTTTGGCATGCGCCTCTCCGAACCCCTTGGCCGCTTCACCCTCGATCGGGCCGTGGCGATGTTCCGGATGGCGCTGCTTTTCGGTGCGCCGATGATCGTTTCACTGGTGCTGGCTACGCTGGTTATCGGACTGATCGCAAGGACCGTTCCGCAAATGAATGTCTTCATGGTGGCCTTGCCCGCAAAGATATGGATCGGCCTGTTTTTTATGGGAACGAGTCTCTCGATCATGGCCAGCGTCGTTCAGCGGCATTCTCTGGAACTGCAGAGCCAGATCGGGATGATGCTGAAATGGATGGGCCGGGGGGGGTGATCGGTCCGATCGGTGCAATGTTGATCATGGAGCAATCGCATGCCGGAAGATAGCGGTCAGGAGCGAACTGAGCAGGCGACATCGAAAAAGCGGCAGGACGCCCGGGAAAAGGGGCAGGTCGCCCTCAGCCGGGAAGTCGCATCCACCATGGTGATGCTGGGCGCCCTGATGGCCATGGCGCTTTCCGGTACATGGAGTGTCGGACGATTGAGCGGCTTGATGACTCATTTTTGGGCAAACAGTGCGAAGCTTCCGATATCGTCTTCAGGGATTCAGCCCTTTCTCATCCGCCTTGCCATCGAATTCTTTCTGACGGTTTTTCCGGTTTTTCTCGGTGTTCTGATTGCAGCCATTGCAGGCAACGTGATTCAGATCGGTTTTTTCATTTCCCCGGAAGCCCTGAGCCCGAAGTTTTCCAAGCTCAACCCCTTCTCCGGCATCAAACGCCTGGTTTCGCTCAGGTCGCTCTCCGAAGTACTCAAGTCCATTTTGAAAATTCTGTGTCTTGGCGGCGTCGGATGGCTGGTTCTGCGGTCCGAAGCGGATCATTTCCCGATGCTGATCCAGTTTGATCTCATCGATGTCGCTCAATATCTATGGCGGATGGTTCTGAAGATCGGCTTTTTTTCCTTTTTGGTCATGGCGGTCCTGGCAGCCATGGACTATGCATTCCAGCGCTGGCAGTACGAAAAGGACCTGAGAATGACCAAGCAGGAAGTGAAGGAGGAAATGAAGCAGACGGAAGGGGATCCCAAGATCAAGTCGCGGATTCGATCCATCCAGATGGAGCTTGCCCGAAAACGAATGATGGCCGCCGTTCCGGGTGCTGCGGTGGTCATTACCAACCCGACGCATCTTGCGGTTGCGCTTCAATATCAGAGCGGGATGACAGCGCCCAGGGTCATTGCCAAAGGCGCCGGGTTCGTGGCGCAGCGCATCCGGGAAATTGCCAGCCAACACAATGTTCCCGTCATCGAAAACAAACCGGTTGCCCAGGCACTCTATAA from Desulfatirhabdium butyrativorans DSM 18734 includes these protein-coding regions:
- a CDS encoding flagellar hook-basal body protein; its protein translation is MMSSMNTAITGLKANTSQMAIIGDNIANVNTIGFKASEGVFENVISQSTKAIQGNEIGSGVLLSDVRYDFGQGSIQQTGNPYDISITGNGFFAVYDSVNNQTYYTRAGQFSFNSAGNLIDQNGYEVRGYNLNGNDPPADPTSMTPESIKIDPEAYSDISVDANGVYYAVDKGTGNKVALFQISINDVTDRSTMAKMSGNLYTLVQDINGQFPTPKSDVAGANGMGGVNPGTIEGSNVDLAKEFVNMIVAQRAFTANSKVITSSDEILQELVNIKR
- a CDS encoding flagellar basal body-associated FliL family protein, which encodes MSKKNIIIIAAVGVLVLALVGGGFFMMWKKLSTIDKIKEEVTAAAAPKVEQPPSIGPLFALESFIVNLADPGGKRYLRVTMNLELRDGKVNEAITQRLPQVRDCILMVLPTRKVDDLQSIEGKNALREELITKLNQLLGAGSVTKIYFTEFVIQ
- the fliM gene encoding flagellar motor switch protein FliM; this encodes MTDQILSQEEIDALLGAMAKGEVNLSEEKRAAPAVVPYDLTSQRIMMREEFYALSEVYDKFTGMLQIAISAMLQRSFEVRIVSTEMVKFGDFIKAFSNPTSFNLFSMEPLIGMALIAIETNLAFSLIDCMFGGDGKPLVQNRDFTVIEQRMLVKFAQEVLSNFEKAWENVFPVKITLRKTESKAEFVHMVNPNDQVIVIAFTIAGKEFSANLYACISYLMLEPIKEKLSSKYLREKDIAYAWRPQLERLLDDAPVVLIAELGRTMQSLRDLLEMEVDDVLKLNAGPEDPVTIRIQNTEKFYGLPGVAKGNRAVEITRMLSAQGEHS
- the fliN gene encoding flagellar motor switch protein FliN — protein: MAASDSPTSQKTGSPSRPLPPGQAQGNASRNLEFILDVPLEITVELGRTRMAVNDLLKLGQGSVIELEKSAGDTLEVLANQRLIARGEVVAVNEKYGIRLTEIISPMERIQKLK
- a CDS encoding FliO/MopB family protein, encoding MSPDTDILWTTVKLAGVLVAMVAVLIIVKRFSLRAGLGIDGRAAGRIVHTIRLGPRTFIAFLYVPQVILILGVTPNQISTLMRITDPETVDRILHKPESDGGFYRILKDRMKHLSGESTGTADKGSTNE
- the fliP gene encoding flagellar type III secretion system pore protein FliP (The bacterial flagellar biogenesis protein FliP forms a type III secretion system (T3SS)-type pore required for flagellar assembly.), which produces MCVLLILLHGYAGYAADPPQTGMSLFNIRVDPAKSSDNVSVVVEIFLLLTVLSIAPAILIMMTAFTRIIIVLSLLRQALGTQQMPPNQVMIGIAMFLTFFIMTPVWNAVNEQALQPYLSKTLTPEKAVEAAVVPIRAFMMKQVREKDLSLFVTISGQARPRTPDEVPFLVVVPAFIVSELKTAFQIGFMLYIPFLILDMVISSILLSMGMMMLPPIMISLPFKLMLFVLVDGWNLIAGSLVRSFG
- the fliQ gene encoding flagellar biosynthesis protein FliQ, with the protein product MTSDFVLGFFWKAIRLAMLISAPALISGLVAGVLVSIFQAATQINESTLVFIPKMIAVCLALLLFFPWMLELMLDFTRNVLVQIPQYAR
- the fliR gene encoding flagellar biosynthetic protein FliR; the protein is MLTLQFQWAEIQRFLFILLRVSTMILLVPVFDSRNIPLMVKVGLCLSLSVFCYQFLRVQPMEPLSDLATFGVGIAQEVMIGAMIGLVVRLLFAGIQLAGEMIGFQMGLTIANVIDPVSSNQISIVSQMLYLFAILIFWAMDGHHMIFHALAESFALIPPFGMRLSEPLGRFTLDRAVAMFRMALLFGAPMIVSLVLATLVIGLIARTVPQMNVFMVALPAKIWIGLFFMGTSLSIMASVVQRHSLELQSQIGMMLKWMGRGG
- the flhB gene encoding flagellar biosynthesis protein FlhB gives rise to the protein MPEDSGQERTEQATSKKRQDAREKGQVALSREVASTMVMLGALMAMALSGTWSVGRLSGLMTHFWANSAKLPISSSGIQPFLIRLAIEFFLTVFPVFLGVLIAAIAGNVIQIGFFISPEALSPKFSKLNPFSGIKRLVSLRSLSEVLKSILKILCLGGVGWLVLRSEADHFPMLIQFDLIDVAQYLWRMVLKIGFFSFLVMAVLAAMDYAFQRWQYEKDLRMTKQEVKEEMKQTEGDPKIKSRIRSIQMELARKRMMAAVPGAAVVITNPTHLAVALQYQSGMTAPRVIAKGAGFVAQRIREIASQHNVPVIENKPVAQALYKAVDLGQSIPVELYKAVAEILAFVYRMKGT